A single region of the Plasmodium malariae genome assembly, chromosome: 7 genome encodes:
- the PmUG01_07032800 gene encoding conserved Plasmodium protein, unknown function: MNVKIAKSVIGGYSFFFQRIEFIATESLIKNSFLTKEYYDKAKKKKKIDLFDFIPPENFLSSYFQKLDKCYSNPRSILRLYKEYIEKEDYPNYNWLVRCFCQLANVFGFNSFWSVKDKEAIHELKLFKYLVYDLIERKELIKARHCPRLLYAMCCLDYRCYFMLPTILEIIEMNIEKYRIPTLCMVSFSLSYLGLINKDIQFGSVNNLSRSYNVIINVMNNIYERREEAKKDTTNFCWSLLAYVLVINNLYTFPLRSSSDNNISDEGSTRGSSFLPEVLKNACMSLTKENISESGWVQYFLYITLYCCDIEKPSNELEIKESIPFFIQEYLHLKWLDNILITAQNQGSEKIQLEMENIIQKLHLKNFFINLSVGRKIDEQHCFFTSHFYKPLNLCIEYDYFHPIGMNRPLINGIISLKNRIFKKLNYNVVNIHKCYWDILTNEQKELQLIKILDAFQKEQEKNRYNAKELYQDKYFNSDLLHLKHKRIKFHTWPPENITI; encoded by the exons atgaatgtaAAAATAGCGAAAAGTGTAATTGGAGGTTACAGCTTCTTCTTTCAGAGGATAGAATTTATTGCCACTGAGTctcttataaaaaattcttttttaacaaaagAGTATTATGACaaagccaaaaaaaaaaaaaaaattgatctTTTTGATTTTATACCTCCAGAAAATTTCCTTTCGTCTTATTTTCAAAAACTGGATAAATGTTATTCGAATCCTCGATCAATATTGCG GCTGTACAAGGAGTACATTGAGAAGGAGGATTATCCAAATTACAACTGGCTAGTCAGATGCTTTTGCCAGCTAGCTAATGTATTCGGCTTCAACTCCTTCTGGAGTGTTAAGGATAAAGAGGCAATACATGAGCTGAAGCTGTTTAAATACTTGGTGTATGATTTAATTGAACGGAAAGAGCTAATAAAGGCTAGACATTGCCCAAGATTGCTTTATGCTATGTGTTGCTTAGATTATAGATGTTATTTTATGCTACCTActattttagaaataatcGAAATGAACATAGAGAAGTACCGAATACCAACATTGTGTATGGTTAGTTTTTCCTTATCTTACTTAGGATTAATAAATAAGGATATACAGTTTGGGTCCGTTAACAACTTATCAAGGAGctataatgtaataataaatgtaatgaacaatatatatgaaagaaGAGAAGAAGCGAAGAAAGACACGACAAATTTCTGTTGGTCCTTATTAGCCTACGTTTTAGtcataaataatttgtatacATTTCCTTTAAGGAGTAGCTCTGACAATAACATCAGTGATGAGGGTAGCACTCGTGGAAGTAGCTTCTTACCTGAGGTTTTAAAAAACGCATGTATGTCCTTAACAAAAGAGAATATATCAGAGAGCGGGTGGGTacaatactttttatatataacattgtACTGTTGTGATATTGAAAAACCAAGTAACGAGTtggaaataaaagaaagtattcctttttttattcaagaatatttacatttgaaATGGTTAgacaatattttaataactgCTCAAAATCAAGGCTCGGAAAAAATTCAACTAGAAATGGAAAACATCATTCAGAAATTGCatctaaaaaatttttttattaatttatcagTTGGAAGAAAAATAGATGAACAGCATTGTTTTTTTACATCTCACTTTTACAAGCctttaaatttatgtattgAATATGACTACTTTCACCCGATTGGTATGAACAGACCATTAATTAATGGTAtcatttcattaaaaaatcgaatttttaaaaagttaaattataatgttGTCAATATTCATAAATGTTATTGGGACATCCTAACCAATGAGCAGAAAGAATTgcaattaataaaaattttagatGCTTTTCAAAAAGAACAAGAAAAGAATAGATATAATGCAAAAGAACTCTATCAAGACAAATACTTCAATTCAGATTTGCTGCACTTGAAACATAAACGGATTAAGTTTCATACATGGCCACCTGAAAACATAACAATTTGA
- the NifU gene encoding NifU-like scaffold protein, putative, translating to MNQLFFLVKVLFFMYSLSAKSISSLKHTKTSLLFVHTNQDLLNNDTLNILRNKTNIQNKKKFSKFKILSSGKENDEGLHYQLTPENVEKVLNLIRPKLQIDNGDVELVDIKNNDLYIRLLGNCVTCSSNSVTVSQVIKKTLKMYIRNEKNEEPNVLITNFDEINKENVQNCLNDLKPYFDFLKVEVIIKNVVHNKEQINNSISLLFKNVDNESEEVNIPFNIRSEITERLKQKFPSLTVNFEN from the exons ATGAACCAGCTTTTTTTCCTCGTAAaggtacttttttttatgtacagCCTCAGTGCAAAAAGCATAAGCAGCTTGAAACACACGAAAACGAGTCTTCTTTTTGTACACACAAATCAAGATCTCCTTAACAACGacacattaaatatattgcggaataaaacaaatatacaaaataaaaaaaaattttccaaattcaaaatattgtCATCGGGAAAGGAAAATGATGAAGGGTTGCATTACCAGTTAACCCCAGAAAATGTTGAAAAggtattaaatttaataagaCCAAAATTACAAATAGATAATGGTGATGTTGAATTAGtagacataaaaaataatgatctGTATATCAGGCTGCTGGGGAATTGTGTTACTTGTAGCTCAAATAGTGTTACTGTTTCTCaggttattaaaaaaacgttaaaaatgtatatccggaatgaaaaaaatgaagagccaaatgtattaataaccaattttgatgaaataaataaggaaaatgTGCAGAATTGTTTAAATGATCTAAAGCCATATTTTGATTTTCTAA AAGTGGAAgtgataattaaaaatgtggTGCACAACAAGGAACAAATTAACAACTCCATTTCCCTGTTGTTCAAAAATGTGGACAACGAAAGTGAAGAAGTAAATATACCATTCAATATCAGAAGCGAAATAACAGAAAGACTAAAGCAAAAATTCCCGTCATTGACtgttaattttgaaaattaa